One window of Pseudomonadota bacterium genomic DNA carries:
- a CDS encoding ATP-binding protein, whose product MACGEGRIEVGVWRTDEDLDAEGLSRALHAREEDWTPFLRRLPACGFPLRVAKRVVEAMGGELLVRREIHGVAFVLPLRASQT is encoded by the coding sequence TTGGCGTGTGGTGAGGGGCGCATCGAGGTGGGTGTCTGGCGCACCGACGAAGACCTCGATGCCGAGGGGCTCTCGCGGGCGCTGCACGCGCGCGAGGAGGACTGGACCCCGTTCCTGCGCCGCCTTCCGGCGTGCGGTTTTCCGCTTCGTGTCGCGAAGCGCGTGGTAGAGGCGATGGGAGGGGAACTCCTGGTGAGGCGCGAAATCCATGGCGTGGCGTTCGTCCTTCCCCTGAGAGCGTCCCAGACCTGA